The Pedobacter roseus genome contains a region encoding:
- a CDS encoding DUF2798 domain-containing protein produces the protein MKKEHFRYINTLFVVIPMTLIMAFVGLMRNYGFGEDWVLKFLKAWSVMLPVAYFAAFIIIPNARKLAEKITSKT, from the coding sequence AGATACATCAATACCTTGTTTGTGGTAATCCCCATGACTTTAATTATGGCTTTTGTAGGTTTAATGCGCAATTATGGTTTTGGCGAAGATTGGGTTTTGAAATTTTTAAAAGCATGGAGTGTAATGTTGCCGGTAGCCTATTTTGCTGCCTTTATCATTATCCCCAACGCAAGGAAGCTGGCCGAAAAAATCACTTCGAAAACCTAA
- a CDS encoding type II toxin-antitoxin system HigB family toxin gives MKILVKKTILYYVKAYPLAEVPLLVWFHEFSKIRFDNFNQLKNVYGNASIVANNRVIFNIKGNDFRLVVSVNFIQQACYVIWFGTHKEYDKIDVETIAFDTRILTDNDL, from the coding sequence ATGAAAATTTTAGTGAAGAAAACTATTTTGTATTATGTTAAAGCTTACCCTTTAGCAGAAGTGCCATTATTAGTTTGGTTTCATGAATTTAGCAAGATACGATTCGATAATTTTAATCAGCTTAAAAATGTATATGGTAATGCAAGTATTGTAGCAAACAACCGGGTTATCTTTAACATTAAAGGCAACGATTTTAGATTGGTAGTGTCTGTAAATTTTATACAACAGGCTTGTTATGTGATCTGGTTTGGAACACACAAGGAATATGATAAAATCGATGTTGAAACAATTGCCTTTGATACTAGAATTTTAACGGATAATGATCTATAA
- a CDS encoding helix-turn-helix domain-containing protein yields MNWKILKNETDYNKASMRLMEIFHATPNTPESDELELLLVLIKDFDEKNYQLPELDALEVIKYKMKEMGIKAKDLEPLIGSKGHVSAVLSGKRDITLKMAQKLKNYFSIPSDVFLHSA; encoded by the coding sequence ATGAACTGGAAAATATTAAAAAACGAAACCGATTATAATAAAGCATCAATGAGATTGATGGAAATTTTTCATGCCACACCGAACACACCTGAAAGTGATGAGCTAGAATTATTACTTGTTCTGATAAAAGATTTTGATGAAAAAAATTATCAACTACCAGAATTAGATGCCTTAGAAGTAATTAAATATAAAATGAAGGAAATGGGGATAAAAGCTAAAGATTTAGAACCCCTAATCGGAAGCAAGGGACATGTATCTGCCGTACTATCAGGAAAAAGAGATATCACTTTAAAGATGGCTCAAAAACTTAAAAACTATTTTAGCATTCCATCTGACGTATTTCTTCATTCTGCATAA
- a CDS encoding Crp/Fnr family transcriptional regulator → MHKQLSDYIREKITISDPDMETAFSFFKIMEVKKNEVLISPGETSQRIYFVGKGCLRIFFLTEGGTEATRHFAFENQFATALVSFITNETSKEFVQAIEDTELYYISQADFYYLLKIIPQWEKLYRHYLEYAYVTNTNRLMSFITLDATERYRQLLAQNPNVVMRMPNKMVASYLNISQETLSRLKSKA, encoded by the coding sequence ATGCACAAACAGCTTTCAGATTATATAAGAGAAAAAATCACAATCAGCGATCCGGATATGGAGACTGCATTCTCTTTTTTCAAAATAATGGAAGTGAAGAAGAATGAAGTCCTGATTAGTCCGGGCGAAACAAGCCAACGGATTTATTTTGTCGGCAAAGGCTGTTTGCGGATTTTTTTCTTAACTGAAGGTGGTACCGAAGCCACCAGGCATTTTGCTTTCGAAAACCAGTTTGCCACTGCTTTGGTCAGTTTCATTACCAACGAAACTTCAAAAGAATTTGTGCAGGCGATAGAAGATACCGAACTGTATTACATTTCGCAGGCCGACTTTTATTACCTGCTTAAAATTATTCCCCAATGGGAGAAACTTTACCGGCATTACCTAGAGTATGCCTACGTAACCAATACCAACAGGCTGATGTCGTTTATTACGCTCGATGCCACTGAACGTTACCGCCAGCTGCTGGCTCAAAACCCAAACGTGGTGATGCGTATGCCGAACAAAATGGTTGCCTCTTATCTGAATATTTCTCAGGAAACGCTGAGCAGGTTGAAATCAAAAGCCTAG